Proteins encoded within one genomic window of Prauserella marina:
- the glp gene encoding gephyrin-like molybdotransferase Glp: MISVDEYRATVTDLLGTRKPAEFPLADCAGLVLANDVRAGVSLPPFDNSAMDGYAVRATDVAGATGATPVELPVAEDIPAGRTEVPPLRPGTAHRIMTGAPMPSGADSVVMVEHTDAGVERVRIFTAAQPGAHIRRTGEDVVGGTVALSAGSVLGPAQLGLAAAVGLDQLPVHAPPKVLVVSTGTELVLPPRQLRHGQIYESNSVMLAAGLRALGCEVELVRSVADDVDTFRATLEPKLDGADLVVTSGGVSAGAYEVVKDALADAEVHFQKVAMQPGGPQGCGSWLGVPFVTLPGNPVSVLVSFEAFLRPALLSMLGHTGTDRQHVRARLTEALRSPSGKRQFRRGYYTQSQGQVTGVVGPRGGPGSHLLAAFTQANCLIVLPEEVTEVAADSEVDVLLL, from the coding sequence GTGATCTCCGTCGACGAATACCGCGCAACGGTCACCGACCTGCTCGGCACCCGGAAGCCCGCCGAGTTCCCGCTCGCCGACTGCGCGGGGCTTGTCCTCGCGAACGACGTGCGTGCCGGCGTTTCCCTTCCCCCCTTCGACAACTCGGCGATGGACGGCTACGCCGTGCGCGCCACCGACGTGGCCGGCGCCACCGGCGCAACTCCGGTCGAGTTGCCGGTGGCCGAAGACATCCCGGCCGGAAGGACGGAGGTGCCACCGTTGAGGCCGGGTACGGCCCACCGGATCATGACGGGCGCGCCGATGCCCTCCGGAGCCGACAGCGTCGTGATGGTCGAGCACACCGACGCGGGTGTCGAACGGGTCCGGATCTTCACGGCGGCCCAACCGGGAGCACACATCCGGCGCACCGGCGAGGACGTCGTCGGTGGGACCGTCGCGCTCTCGGCGGGATCGGTCCTCGGCCCCGCGCAACTCGGCCTCGCCGCCGCGGTCGGGCTCGACCAGCTGCCGGTGCACGCCCCGCCGAAGGTGCTCGTGGTGTCCACCGGAACCGAACTCGTCCTGCCTCCTCGGCAACTGCGGCACGGACAGATCTACGAATCCAACAGCGTCATGCTCGCCGCGGGTCTGCGTGCCCTCGGCTGCGAGGTCGAACTGGTCCGCAGTGTCGCCGACGACGTGGACACCTTCCGCGCGACGCTCGAGCCCAAACTCGACGGCGCGGACCTCGTCGTGACGTCAGGCGGGGTGAGCGCGGGTGCCTACGAGGTGGTCAAGGACGCCTTGGCTGACGCGGAAGTGCACTTCCAGAAGGTCGCCATGCAGCCCGGGGGACCGCAGGGCTGCGGAAGCTGGCTCGGCGTCCCCTTCGTGACACTTCCAGGAAATCCGGTCAGCGTGCTCGTCTCCTTCGAGGCGTTCCTGCGGCCCGCGCTGCTCTCGATGCTCGGGCACACCGGGACCGACCGGCAGCACGTCAGAGCAAGGCTTACGGAGGCACTGCGGTCGCCGTCGGGCAAGCGCCAGTTCCGCCGCGGCTACTACACGCAGAGCCAGGGTCAGGTGACCGGTGTCGTCGGTCCGCGCGGCGGACCGGGCTCCCACCTGCTCGCGGCGTTCACGCAGGCCAACTGCCTTATCGTGTTGCCGGAGGAGGTCACGGAGGTGGCGGCGGACTCCGAGGTCGACGTCCTGCTGCTCTAG
- a CDS encoding GlsB/YeaQ/YmgE family stress response membrane protein: MGFFSWILFGALAGWAANLVVGGRDRQRQGCLISVLVGVVGAALGGLIYRLATGEEKTFAFDFASFGVAVLGAIVLLGVLRLVERSRH; this comes from the coding sequence ATGGGCTTCTTCTCCTGGATCCTGTTCGGCGCGCTGGCAGGCTGGGCCGCGAACCTGGTCGTGGGTGGCCGCGACCGGCAACGGCAGGGATGCTTGATCAGCGTCCTCGTCGGTGTGGTCGGCGCCGCGCTCGGCGGGCTCATCTACCGGCTGGCGACCGGTGAGGAGAAGACCTTCGCGTTCGACTTCGCGAGTTTCGGCGTCGCCGTTCTTGGCGCGATCGTGTTACTCGGGGTCCTCCGGCTGGTCGAGCGAAGTCGTCACTAG